In Desulfosediminicola ganghwensis, a single window of DNA contains:
- a CDS encoding Nif11-like leader peptide family natural product precursor translates to MAKAQVEELLIAGGTDSNLRMKYDALKTMDDFLAAAESDGYEFSADELEEVLRESGDSFESFGNPPKRMIWWF, encoded by the coding sequence ATGGCAAAAGCACAAGTAGAAGAGTTGTTAATCGCAGGAGGAACGGATTCGAATTTGCGCATGAAGTATGATGCACTGAAAACGATGGATGATTTCCTGGCCGCCGCCGAGAGCGATGGTTACGAGTTCAGCGCCGATGAGCTGGAAGAAGTGCTGAGGGAGTCGGGTGACTCATTCGAATCCTTTGGAAATCCACCAAAGAGAATGATCTGGTGGTTTTAG
- the yqeC gene encoding selenium cofactor biosynthesis protein YqeC, protein MSEHQSFLSSLKIRRGEVISLVGAGGKTSLMYRLAEEGRAIDWRVLVTTSTRILTPRPEQYDLLDLSGGILADKDSLPPGIYVTGVPDSDPAKMRGVAMELLYYHLNRFDLVLIEADGSAGKPLKGWQATEPVVPHFTSSTVGVLDIQTIGRTIDDSLVHRPGLFSLLTGGSEGDMVSLGHLLRVITQSEGLFKDSVGAEKLFINKVESRADQQQTDLLTTQIENVQVTAGSVQQGTIYGS, encoded by the coding sequence ATGAGTGAACACCAGTCATTTCTGAGCAGCCTGAAGATCCGCCGGGGCGAAGTGATCAGCCTGGTCGGTGCCGGAGGTAAAACCTCGCTGATGTACAGGCTCGCCGAAGAGGGGAGAGCTATCGACTGGCGGGTGCTGGTAACAACCAGCACCCGCATTCTCACCCCAAGACCAGAGCAGTATGATCTGCTCGACCTCAGCGGCGGAATCCTGGCTGATAAAGATTCGCTCCCGCCCGGCATTTATGTTACCGGAGTTCCTGATAGCGATCCCGCAAAAATGCGGGGTGTTGCCATGGAGTTGCTCTACTATCACCTGAATCGTTTTGACCTGGTACTGATAGAGGCTGACGGCTCTGCCGGTAAACCCCTCAAGGGATGGCAAGCTACCGAACCGGTTGTTCCGCACTTTACCAGCAGCACAGTCGGAGTGCTCGACATCCAGACCATCGGCAGAACCATAGACGACTCACTGGTGCACAGGCCTGGCCTGTTTTCCCTGCTGACCGGCGGCTCCGAGGGTGACATGGTCAGCCTTGGTCATCTCCTGCGAGTCATCACCCAGAGTGAGGGATTGTTTAAAGATTCTGTTGGAGCGGAAAAGCTGTTTATCAACAAAGTCGAAAGCAGGGCAGATCAACAGCAGACCGATCTCCTTACAACTCAGATCGAAAACGTGCAGGTCACGGCAGGCAGTGTTCAGCAGGGAACGATCTATGGCTCGTAG
- a CDS encoding xanthine dehydrogenase family protein molybdopterin-binding subunit: MKYVGKGIPKIDGLALVKGKPAYTSDLDINDNALIVKILRSPHAKARIIGIDASTALAMTGVECVLTHEDVPKTRFTLAGQSFPEPSPYDRRILDDRVRYVGDEVAIVAAVDEATAMEALATIKVDYQVETPALDLNEAIDSEHLVHDYEVHTNFPIGHDATRNIAASHYSEQGDVEAELAASDVVVEEIYNTQAQAHAMMETYRATTSLDVNGRLQVMSSTQIPYHVRRHLSRILDIPKSRIKILKPRLGGGFGGKQTASVELFPAIVTMKTGKPAKIVYTRPETFACATSRHAMQLKVRLGADRDGTIRAVDIYCLSDTGAYGEHAPTVFWVVGQKTLPLYGKAKSCRYHGHAVYTNKSPAGALRGYGATQGTFALESAINQLAAELDIDPAELRLKNLLNEGESHPELCGSSPEKNATLASSSLHRCIKRGRELIGWPKNYSAVKISENKVRGYGMSVTMQGSGISGIDTASALIKLNEDGFFTLSHSASDMGQGSDTVLNQIAAEILEVEMEQVVVTSFDLDTSPYDPGAYASSGAYVTGHATLLAAHDLVRQMCESAAKALNVTIDSVEYAGGVLTSDNKSMTISELAAHLCSQGGMDILVGKGTFGSETSPPPFIAGFAEVEVDLETGKSMVTDYVAVVDCGKVLNENLARIQVEGGVVMGIGMGLYEDVRFSSKGRLATASFMEYRIPSREDFGRIRVEFEESHEPTGPYGAKSIGEVVCNTPPPAIAHAIANATGQWHRKLPILAEDVLLAYIRKRETEHE; encoded by the coding sequence ATGAAGTATGTAGGAAAAGGAATCCCCAAAATTGACGGCCTGGCACTGGTAAAGGGCAAGCCTGCGTATACCAGTGACCTTGATATCAACGACAATGCGCTGATCGTCAAGATCCTGCGCAGTCCCCATGCCAAGGCGAGAATTATCGGCATCGACGCCAGCACGGCATTGGCCATGACCGGTGTCGAGTGTGTCCTGACCCACGAAGATGTTCCGAAAACCCGTTTCACCCTTGCCGGTCAGTCATTTCCCGAGCCCTCCCCCTACGACCGCAGGATTCTTGATGACCGGGTACGTTATGTCGGCGACGAAGTTGCCATCGTTGCAGCTGTGGACGAAGCCACTGCCATGGAGGCACTTGCCACGATCAAGGTTGATTATCAGGTTGAAACTCCGGCGCTCGACCTGAACGAAGCCATCGACAGCGAACACCTGGTGCACGACTATGAGGTGCACACCAACTTCCCCATCGGCCATGACGCCACACGCAACATTGCCGCCAGCCATTACAGCGAGCAGGGCGATGTAGAAGCTGAACTTGCCGCGAGTGATGTGGTGGTTGAAGAGATATACAATACCCAGGCCCAGGCCCATGCCATGATGGAGACCTACCGTGCCACCACCTCGCTTGATGTCAACGGTCGTCTGCAGGTCATGAGCTCCACCCAGATTCCCTACCACGTGCGTCGGCATCTCTCCCGGATACTCGATATCCCAAAGAGCAGGATCAAGATCCTCAAGCCCCGCCTGGGTGGTGGCTTTGGCGGCAAGCAGACCGCCTCTGTCGAGCTCTTTCCGGCTATCGTCACCATGAAGACGGGCAAGCCGGCCAAAATCGTCTACACCCGCCCGGAAACGTTTGCCTGCGCCACCAGCCGACACGCCATGCAGCTCAAGGTTCGTCTCGGTGCTGACCGCGACGGTACCATCCGTGCAGTGGACATCTATTGCCTCTCCGACACCGGTGCCTACGGCGAACACGCCCCCACTGTATTCTGGGTTGTTGGTCAGAAAACCCTGCCCCTTTACGGCAAGGCAAAATCGTGCCGTTACCACGGCCATGCTGTTTACACCAACAAATCACCTGCTGGCGCACTGCGCGGGTATGGCGCAACCCAGGGCACTTTTGCGCTGGAGTCTGCCATAAACCAACTGGCCGCCGAGCTGGATATAGACCCGGCCGAGTTACGACTGAAAAACCTGTTGAATGAAGGCGAGTCCCACCCGGAGCTTTGCGGTTCCTCCCCGGAAAAGAACGCTACCCTGGCCAGTAGCAGCCTGCACCGCTGTATAAAGAGAGGTCGTGAACTGATAGGCTGGCCAAAAAACTACTCGGCTGTAAAAATCAGCGAGAATAAAGTCCGCGGCTATGGCATGTCGGTCACCATGCAGGGCTCCGGAATTTCCGGAATCGACACCGCCTCGGCACTTATCAAGCTGAATGAAGACGGTTTCTTCACCCTCTCCCACTCCGCCTCGGACATGGGCCAGGGTTCCGATACTGTCCTCAACCAGATCGCCGCCGAAATTCTGGAAGTAGAAATGGAGCAGGTGGTCGTCACCAGCTTTGACCTGGACACCAGCCCGTATGACCCTGGTGCCTATGCCTCAAGCGGCGCCTACGTCACCGGCCATGCCACCCTGCTTGCCGCACATGACCTGGTCCGCCAGATGTGCGAGTCAGCTGCTAAAGCACTGAATGTTACTATAGATAGCGTTGAATATGCCGGAGGGGTGCTCACCAGCGATAACAAGAGCATGACCATTTCCGAGCTGGCCGCCCACCTCTGCTCCCAGGGTGGCATGGACATCCTGGTCGGTAAAGGCACCTTCGGCAGCGAGACCTCTCCACCACCTTTTATAGCAGGTTTTGCCGAAGTTGAGGTTGACCTTGAGACCGGCAAGTCGATGGTCACCGATTACGTGGCTGTGGTTGACTGCGGCAAGGTGCTCAATGAGAATCTCGCGCGCATCCAGGTGGAAGGCGGCGTCGTGATGGGTATCGGCATGGGTCTATATGAAGATGTTCGCTTCAGCTCCAAAGGTAGACTGGCGACGGCGTCCTTTATGGAGTACCGAATTCCATCACGTGAAGATTTTGGCCGCATCCGTGTCGAATTCGAAGAGAGCCATGAGCCAACCGGCCCTTACGGCGCCAAGTCCATCGGTGAAGTGGTCTGCAATACTCCGCCACCGGCCATTGCCCATGCAATTGCCAACGCCACCGGCCAGTGGCATAGAAAACTGCCCATCCTGGCAGAAGATGTACTGCTGGCATACATCAGGAAAAGAGAAACAGAGCATGAGTGA
- a CDS encoding (2Fe-2S)-binding protein — protein MQLETTINGRPVPLTFAAGEFLSETLRRYGYLSVKEGCDTGSCGLCTVWLDGSPVLSCSILTARCGGKEITTIEALQTEAEEFGRFMVAEGAEQCGFCAPGFTLTVLAMKRELVDPDEKEISHYLAGNLCRCSGYQGQMRAIKKYMGVK, from the coding sequence ATGCAGCTTGAAACAACAATCAATGGCAGACCGGTACCCCTGACTTTTGCTGCAGGTGAATTTTTATCCGAAACCTTGAGGCGTTACGGATATCTGAGCGTGAAAGAAGGGTGCGACACAGGTTCATGCGGCCTCTGTACCGTCTGGCTTGATGGCTCACCTGTTCTCTCCTGTTCCATTCTCACAGCCCGATGCGGTGGCAAAGAAATTACCACCATAGAGGCCCTTCAGACTGAGGCCGAAGAGTTTGGTCGCTTTATGGTTGCCGAAGGTGCAGAGCAGTGCGGCTTCTGTGCCCCGGGATTTACCCTGACCGTGCTGGCCATGAAACGGGAACTGGTTGACCCCGACGAAAAAGAAATCAGCCATTATCTTGCCGGAAACCTCTGTCGTTGTTCCGGTTACCAGGGCCAGATGCGGGCAATCAAAAAATATATGGGGGTGAAGTAA
- a CDS encoding FAD binding domain-containing protein: MLQIDNYVYAESLQEAYDILQTQSGATILGGCGYLRLGGRKIATAIDLSRLDLDYVRETGQDIEIGAMTSLRTLETAALIQQLSSGVLSKSVANIVGIQLRNGVTIGGTVAGRYPFSDPITALMALEAVLVFHNHGRISLKDFLAGKGVKDILVKVVIPKSDSLGAYQSVRRSHTDYAILNTAVTRKNDHFKIIVGCRPGRSASAVKAENYLNEHGLTGESALEAGRLAADELKFGDNPRGSGDYRKAICSVLVQRALMEVMNAA, encoded by the coding sequence ATGCTTCAGATAGATAATTATGTGTATGCCGAAAGCCTGCAAGAGGCCTATGATATTCTGCAAACACAATCCGGCGCCACCATCCTGGGCGGCTGTGGCTACCTGCGACTTGGCGGCCGGAAGATTGCCACGGCAATCGACTTGAGCCGACTGGATCTTGACTACGTCCGCGAAACCGGCCAGGACATTGAAATAGGCGCCATGACCAGCCTGAGGACTCTGGAGACTGCTGCTCTCATCCAACAGCTCTCGAGCGGGGTACTTTCAAAAAGTGTCGCCAACATAGTCGGTATCCAGTTGAGAAATGGTGTCACCATAGGCGGCACTGTGGCCGGTCGGTACCCTTTCTCAGATCCAATCACGGCCCTGATGGCACTCGAAGCGGTGCTGGTCTTTCATAACCATGGCCGGATCAGTCTGAAAGATTTTCTGGCGGGTAAAGGAGTAAAAGATATTCTGGTCAAAGTGGTCATCCCGAAAAGCGACAGTCTGGGAGCATATCAGTCTGTTCGCCGCTCGCATACCGATTACGCCATCTTAAACACCGCCGTTACCCGGAAAAACGACCATTTCAAGATTATTGTCGGTTGCCGTCCCGGACGTTCAGCCTCTGCCGTCAAGGCAGAGAATTACCTGAATGAGCACGGCCTTACCGGTGAAAGTGCTCTGGAGGCCGGCCGACTCGCCGCCGATGAGCTGAAGTTTGGAGACAATCCGCGCGGCAGCGGTGACTACAGAAAAGCGATTTGCTCGGTACTGGTACAACGTGCCCTGATGGAGGTTATGAATGCAGCTTGA
- the htpX gene encoding protease HtpX, which produces MLRIGLFLATNLAILVLLGVVMSVLGIDSRSTSGLLVMAALFGMGGSFISLAMSKWIAKKSTGAHVIEQPANPTEKWLYDTVARMAKEAEIGMPEVAIYNSPAMNAFATGMKKNDALVAVSTGLLANMSRDEVEAVLAHEMTHVACGDMVTLTLIQGVLNTFVIFLSRIAANVISNFLGDEEGGGLGFFGYIAVVIVLEIVFGLFASMIVMWFSRKREFTADRGAAYLTSKDKMIGALQRLQAHHEPSQLPEQVAAFGIRPRKGGMAEFFRSHPPIDKRIEALRNL; this is translated from the coding sequence GTGCTACGAATAGGTCTGTTTCTCGCAACCAACCTGGCAATACTGGTATTGCTGGGGGTAGTAATGAGTGTTCTGGGGATTGACTCCAGATCTACATCCGGTCTGCTGGTTATGGCGGCGTTGTTTGGTATGGGTGGGTCATTTATCTCCCTTGCCATGTCGAAATGGATCGCCAAGAAATCAACCGGAGCCCATGTCATCGAACAACCGGCTAATCCGACTGAGAAATGGTTGTACGATACCGTAGCCCGCATGGCAAAGGAAGCAGAGATCGGTATGCCGGAGGTGGCGATTTACAATTCGCCAGCCATGAACGCCTTTGCCACAGGCATGAAGAAAAACGATGCACTGGTTGCCGTATCCACTGGTCTGCTGGCGAATATGTCACGCGATGAGGTCGAGGCGGTACTGGCCCACGAGATGACCCACGTCGCGTGCGGTGATATGGTAACCCTCACTCTAATTCAGGGGGTATTGAATACATTTGTTATCTTCCTGTCCCGCATCGCAGCGAATGTTATCAGTAATTTCCTGGGTGACGAGGAAGGGGGCGGCCTCGGCTTTTTCGGTTATATAGCAGTCGTCATCGTGTTGGAGATCGTGTTTGGACTTTTTGCCTCGATGATCGTCATGTGGTTTTCACGAAAACGGGAATTTACCGCCGACCGCGGTGCAGCATATCTGACCAGCAAGGACAAGATGATCGGCGCGCTGCAGCGGTTGCAGGCGCATCATGAACCATCACAGTTGCCAGAGCAGGTCGCTGCGTTCGGTATTCGGCCGAGAAAAGGTGGTATGGCTGAATTCTTCCGAAGCCACCCGCCAATCGATAAACGAATCGAGGCACTGCGTAATCTGTAA
- a CDS encoding SRPBCC family protein, giving the protein MKGQIALSHGRWIASRKLDCSADKAWLLITDTTLWSTWGPSVTSVACRDTFITADSHGQVVTALGLRLPFAITRYDKGKFWSWRVGKFKATGHRVIPLTDYTCRLEFDMPWWAAAYIPVCLVALDRIVSLSE; this is encoded by the coding sequence GTGAAAGGACAAATTGCACTTTCCCATGGAAGATGGATAGCCTCCCGTAAACTTGACTGTTCCGCTGACAAGGCCTGGCTCCTGATTACAGATACCACTCTCTGGTCGACGTGGGGGCCTTCGGTGACCTCTGTTGCCTGTCGGGATACCTTCATCACTGCTGACAGCCATGGCCAGGTCGTTACAGCTCTGGGACTTCGCCTGCCTTTTGCTATCACTCGTTACGATAAAGGAAAGTTCTGGAGCTGGCGGGTCGGCAAATTCAAAGCAACCGGCCACAGGGTTATTCCCCTGACTGATTACACCTGCAGGCTGGAGTTTGATATGCCCTGGTGGGCCGCTGCCTATATCCCAGTCTGTCTTGTCGCCCTGGACAGAATCGTCAGCCTCTCCGAGTGA
- a CDS encoding XdhC family protein, with protein sequence MEHQVIQTLTTCIENNIPVALVTVIANTGSSPGKPGAIMTVQPNGETCGTIGGGNLEHQVIAKALGCLENGESTEMHYSLSPGGDLGMRCGGELRLFIRVFGNLPQLVIVGAGHIGLELYQLALQQHFEVVVIDDRPDLLNSERFSRAEKIVTDDIPQAISALTITPNTFITIATRSHELDKQALAAAAKTDAPYIGMIGSRQKVRHTFNYLLEQGIAKQKIAKLYAPMGLDIASILPREIALSIMSEILLVKNKGSLQHMRQVKDAAATLAELE encoded by the coding sequence ATGGAACACCAAGTCATTCAGACACTTACCACCTGTATTGAAAACAATATTCCCGTGGCGCTGGTCACAGTAATCGCCAACACCGGTTCCTCACCCGGCAAGCCCGGTGCTATCATGACAGTGCAGCCCAATGGTGAGACCTGCGGCACCATAGGTGGCGGCAACCTGGAACATCAGGTTATAGCCAAAGCACTCGGCTGTCTTGAAAATGGTGAAAGCACTGAGATGCACTATTCCCTAAGCCCCGGCGGCGACCTTGGTATGCGTTGTGGTGGAGAACTCAGACTTTTCATACGGGTTTTCGGCAACCTGCCGCAGCTGGTCATCGTCGGCGCCGGCCATATAGGTCTGGAATTGTATCAACTCGCCCTTCAGCAGCATTTTGAGGTAGTGGTTATAGACGACAGACCCGATCTTCTCAATAGCGAGAGATTCAGCAGGGCCGAAAAAATAGTTACCGACGATATCCCCCAGGCAATCAGCGCACTCACCATCACCCCCAACACTTTCATCACCATCGCCACCCGCTCCCACGAACTGGATAAGCAGGCTCTGGCCGCGGCTGCGAAAACCGACGCCCCTTACATAGGCATGATCGGCAGTCGCCAGAAAGTACGACACACTTTCAACTATCTGCTTGAGCAGGGAATTGCCAAACAAAAAATAGCGAAACTCTACGCCCCGATGGGCCTTGATATCGCCTCCATCCTGCCCAGGGAGATCGCCCTCAGTATCATGAGTGAAATTCTGCTGGTGAAAAATAAAGGGTCACTTCAGCATATGCGACAGGTAAAAGATGCTGCCGCCACACTTGCCGAACTTGAATAG
- a CDS encoding DUF933 domain-containing protein, producing the protein MKAGIVGLPQTGKKTLFQVLTGSEIRDQTGAAKPIPGTADITDSRFDTLVSMYNPKKETKARLDLVLLPKIEQETIARGDIFREINDVDAICHIVRAFEDESIYHEAGSVDPIRDVEMVNSELLMHDQIFIEKRIERLETTIKKIKDDKSVKELELLQRMQAHLEGEQPLRLMEFTEDEDLMIRSYPLITRKELILAFNVAEDQLDDTTLLEQVQSICETQKIEAMLVSAQVEAEISQLDSEEEKQEFRQDLGIERPALEILTSLCLKALGRISFFTVGPDEVHQWLVRVNSPAPVAAGAIHSDLQRGFIRAEVIKYDELIEHGSEAELKKVGKFYLQGKDYIVVDGDILNIRFKV; encoded by the coding sequence ATGAAAGCAGGAATAGTTGGCCTCCCCCAAACCGGCAAGAAAACACTCTTCCAGGTTCTCACCGGCAGCGAAATCCGGGACCAGACCGGTGCCGCCAAACCCATCCCCGGCACAGCAGACATCACAGACAGCCGTTTTGACACCCTTGTCTCCATGTATAACCCCAAAAAAGAAACAAAAGCCCGGCTGGATCTGGTGCTGCTGCCCAAAATCGAGCAGGAGACCATAGCCAGAGGCGATATCTTTCGAGAGATAAATGATGTGGATGCGATCTGCCATATCGTGCGCGCCTTTGAAGATGAGTCAATTTACCATGAGGCCGGCTCGGTTGATCCCATCCGGGATGTGGAAATGGTCAACTCGGAGCTGCTGATGCACGATCAGATTTTTATCGAAAAGCGCATCGAGCGCCTTGAGACGACTATCAAAAAGATAAAAGACGATAAAAGCGTTAAAGAGCTGGAACTGCTGCAGCGGATGCAGGCCCACCTGGAGGGAGAACAACCGTTACGCCTGATGGAATTTACCGAAGACGAAGACCTGATGATTCGCAGCTACCCGCTTATCACCAGAAAAGAATTGATCCTCGCCTTTAATGTCGCTGAAGACCAGCTCGACGATACGACCCTGCTCGAGCAGGTTCAATCAATCTGTGAAACACAGAAAATTGAGGCGATGCTGGTCTCGGCCCAGGTTGAGGCTGAGATCAGCCAACTCGACAGTGAAGAGGAGAAGCAGGAATTCAGGCAGGATCTCGGTATCGAACGTCCGGCGTTGGAGATCCTGACCTCCCTCTGCCTCAAAGCTTTGGGCAGGATTTCCTTTTTTACCGTGGGCCCTGATGAAGTTCACCAGTGGCTGGTGCGGGTCAACTCACCCGCCCCGGTTGCTGCGGGGGCTATCCATTCCGATCTGCAACGTGGCTTTATACGGGCGGAGGTCATAAAATATGACGAGCTGATCGAGCACGGCAGCGAAGCCGAGCTGAAGAAGGTCGGAAAGTTTTACCTGCAGGGCAAGGATTATATTGTGGTCGACGGTGACATCCTCAATATTCGTTTCAAGGTCTAG
- a CDS encoding uracil-xanthine permease family protein gives MGSERSKQLRDPNYLPPLHQSIPLGIQHVLAMFASNVTPAIIIALAAGFAFGSSEMVYMIQIVMVFAGIATLLQTIGIGPIGARLPIVQGTSFAFIPIMIPLVQSAGMPALFGGVIVGGLFHFLLGTVIGKIRNFLPPLVTGVVVLTIGLTLLPVGIKYAAGGVPLMGTPEFGSLAHWSLALIVIVVTMGLKFFTRGVVSSAAVLIALVIGYLVAIPMGMVDFGKVGHAPWFEMPSPFKFGVEFHAAAIIGMCLMSFVSAIETVGDISGITKGGAGREATDKEISGGTMADGIGTVLGGIFGGLPNTSFSQNVGLITMTGVMSRHVVTFGALFLVLAGLVPKVGALISAMPIAVLGGGVIVMFGMVVSAGVTMLSEVTWDRRNMLILAISLSIGIGLQAVPDALQHVPATAKILLTSGILPAAVLAIFLNMVLPERLRD, from the coding sequence ATGGGAAGCGAGCGTTCGAAACAGTTACGAGATCCTAATTATCTGCCACCGTTACACCAGTCTATCCCTTTGGGTATTCAACACGTGCTGGCCATGTTTGCCAGCAATGTTACCCCTGCGATTATCATTGCTCTTGCAGCCGGGTTCGCTTTTGGCTCAAGCGAGATGGTCTATATGATTCAGATTGTCATGGTCTTTGCCGGTATTGCCACCCTGTTGCAGACCATAGGTATTGGTCCCATTGGTGCAAGACTGCCGATTGTTCAGGGAACCAGTTTTGCCTTTATTCCGATCATGATTCCTCTGGTTCAGTCTGCAGGTATGCCGGCACTTTTCGGTGGCGTTATTGTTGGTGGTCTTTTTCACTTTCTATTGGGTACCGTGATTGGCAAAATCCGTAACTTCCTGCCACCTCTTGTTACCGGAGTGGTGGTACTTACCATTGGCCTTACCCTGCTCCCTGTCGGTATTAAATATGCCGCAGGCGGTGTACCTTTGATGGGTACGCCTGAGTTCGGCAGCTTGGCCCACTGGTCTCTCGCCCTGATCGTTATCGTGGTCACCATGGGTTTGAAGTTTTTTACCCGGGGCGTTGTTTCAAGTGCCGCCGTTCTCATTGCCCTGGTAATTGGTTACCTGGTTGCAATCCCGATGGGTATGGTCGATTTTGGCAAAGTTGGTCATGCACCCTGGTTCGAGATGCCTTCTCCGTTTAAGTTCGGGGTAGAGTTTCATGCCGCAGCGATTATCGGTATGTGTCTGATGTCTTTTGTTTCGGCCATTGAAACTGTTGGTGATATCTCAGGAATTACCAAGGGTGGTGCCGGGCGTGAGGCAACCGATAAAGAGATCTCAGGCGGAACAATGGCAGATGGTATCGGAACAGTGCTTGGCGGAATTTTTGGCGGTTTGCCCAATACTTCTTTTAGCCAGAATGTCGGTCTCATCACCATGACCGGTGTTATGAGTCGACACGTAGTGACCTTTGGTGCCCTGTTTCTCGTCCTGGCGGGTCTGGTGCCAAAAGTTGGTGCACTCATTTCGGCCATGCCTATCGCTGTTCTTGGCGGCGGTGTTATTGTTATGTTTGGCATGGTTGTCTCCGCCGGTGTGACGATGCTGAGTGAGGTGACCTGGGATAGGCGCAATATGCTGATTCTGGCGATTTCCCTTTCAATCGGTATTGGCTTGCAGGCTGTTCCGGATGCGCTGCAGCATGTACCGGCTACAGCAAAAATCCTGTTGACCTCAGGTATTTTGCCGGCTGCTGTATTGGCAATTTTTCTGAATATGGTGTTGCCTGAGAGGCTTCGTGATTAA
- the yqeB gene encoding selenium-dependent molybdenum cofactor biosynthesis protein YqeB — protein sequence MAQSPLIIVRGGGDIATGTICRLHNCGFRLLVLEVANPTAIRRTVSISETLQLGSHNVEGVKAERIERVADCERIWQNSRVPVIVDPNADCLGTLATQPSCIVDAILAKKNLGTTIDMAPITIGIGPGFTAGLDVHAVIETNRGHDLGRIIYTGSATANTSIPAEVGGFSKERVLYATQAGTFRLMRDIGSVVYQDELLAKIGNSPVIAPFTGLVRGILRDGTTVHKGLKIADIDPRLDELKNCWTISDKARSIGGSVLEAFLALQVRNTSL from the coding sequence ATGGCCCAATCACCACTGATCATTGTCCGGGGCGGTGGCGATATTGCCACAGGGACCATCTGCCGTCTGCATAACTGCGGTTTCAGGTTATTGGTGCTGGAGGTTGCCAACCCGACAGCAATCCGCCGTACTGTCTCCATAAGCGAAACCCTGCAGCTTGGCAGCCATAACGTCGAAGGGGTGAAGGCAGAGCGGATTGAGCGAGTGGCAGATTGCGAGCGTATTTGGCAAAATAGCCGGGTACCGGTCATAGTTGACCCGAACGCTGACTGCCTCGGTACACTTGCCACCCAGCCTTCCTGTATCGTTGATGCCATCCTGGCAAAAAAAAACCTCGGTACCACCATCGACATGGCGCCGATAACCATCGGGATCGGCCCGGGTTTCACCGCTGGCCTAGATGTCCACGCAGTGATAGAGACCAACCGCGGGCATGACCTGGGCAGAATTATATACACGGGTAGCGCCACGGCCAACACCAGCATTCCGGCTGAAGTTGGCGGCTTTTCCAAAGAGCGGGTGCTGTATGCCACCCAAGCCGGTACGTTCAGGCTGATGAGAGATATCGGCAGCGTCGTTTACCAGGATGAACTGCTGGCAAAAATAGGCAACTCCCCAGTTATCGCCCCATTCACAGGGCTGGTCCGGGGCATTCTTCGCGATGGAACCACCGTACACAAGGGGTTGAAAATTGCCGACATCGACCCACGCCTGGACGAGTTGAAGAACTGCTGGACTATCTCCGACAAAGCCCGTAGCATAGGCGGTAGTGTGCTCGAAGCCTTTCTTGCGCTACAAGTTCGCAACACCAGTCTCTAA
- a CDS encoding nucleotidyltransferase family protein: MARSIDAVILAAGLSKRMGCDKLLLPVAGSTLFGIFLSRFPFSLFAKTVVIVANDEVAGICRNFPVGICHNDTPEKGQAHSIHLGLANTTPGNPILFSVADQPLIRHETISRLVEISLENPGSIIQPRVDSLPGNPVIFPADLRDELAGLAGDSGGREIIRHHNRRVTWLDLDSADQFFDIDTPEEYQEFLRQWPNHH, from the coding sequence ATGGCTCGTAGCATTGACGCGGTTATACTTGCTGCCGGTCTCTCCAAAAGGATGGGGTGTGATAAACTGTTGCTGCCGGTTGCCGGTTCAACACTCTTTGGTATTTTTCTATCCCGGTTCCCCTTCTCGCTCTTTGCCAAAACAGTAGTTATTGTGGCAAACGATGAGGTCGCAGGAATCTGCCGGAACTTTCCCGTTGGCATCTGCCATAACGACACACCCGAAAAGGGGCAGGCCCATTCCATCCACCTTGGCCTTGCCAACACGACACCGGGAAACCCTATCCTGTTCAGTGTGGCTGACCAGCCGCTGATACGTCATGAAACGATATCGCGGCTCGTTGAAATATCTTTAGAAAATCCTGGCTCAATTATTCAGCCCAGAGTTGATTCCCTCCCCGGTAATCCCGTTATTTTCCCGGCCGATTTGCGAGATGAGCTGGCCGGGCTGGCAGGAGACTCAGGCGGCAGGGAAATCATCCGGCACCATAACCGGCGGGTCACCTGGCTCGATCTCGACTCTGCAGACCAGTTTTTTGATATCGATACTCCCGAAGAGTATCAAGAGTTCCTGAGACAATGGCCCAATCACCACTGA